One window of Metamycoplasma arthritidis genomic DNA carries:
- the cmk gene encoding (d)CMP kinase, with protein sequence MKEKRVNIAIDGPSGVGKTIMATMLAKKLNYKFLSSGSFYRIIAYNALVNNLNLKNEEEVNSAWAFDDIEILDDDSLIFKGIDVTKKIREDIVAKSASQIAKFPSVRIKVNQFIQIYAKKNKGIIVDGRDATYRILPDAEVKFFMSASPEIRAKRRMLQDEQMGIHSNYSDVYESIKKRDYEDTNRPIDPLKVSEGSIEVDTSNMSIEENFEVLYQEILKRIN encoded by the coding sequence ATGAAAGAAAAAAGAGTAAATATCGCAATCGACGGACCTAGCGGTGTTGGTAAAACGATTATGGCAACAATGCTTGCAAAAAAACTAAACTACAAATTTTTGAGTAGTGGTAGTTTTTATCGTATTATTGCCTACAACGCATTAGTAAATAATTTAAACTTAAAAAACGAAGAAGAAGTTAATAGTGCTTGAGCGTTTGATGATATTGAAATTTTAGATGATGATTCATTAATTTTTAAAGGCATAGATGTCACTAAAAAAATTCGCGAAGATATTGTGGCCAAAAGTGCTTCACAAATTGCTAAATTTCCTTCTGTTCGCATCAAAGTAAATCAGTTTATTCAAATATACGCAAAGAAAAATAAGGGCATTATTGTTGATGGTCGTGATGCTACTTATCGCATTTTACCGGACGCTGAAGTAAAATTTTTTATGTCAGCAAGTCCCGAAATTAGAGCAAAGAGAAGAATGCTACAAGATGAACAAATGGGCATTCATTCAAATTACTCTGATGTCTACGAATCAATCAAAAAACGTGATTATGAAGACACTAATCGGCCAATCGATCCTCTTAAAGTAAGCGAGGGCAGCATTGAAGTTGACACTTCTAATATGAGTATTGAAGAGAACTTTGAAGTTCTATACCAAGAAATATTAAAAAGGATAAACTAA
- the der gene encoding ribosome biogenesis GTPase Der, with amino-acid sequence MKNAVAIIGKPNVGKSTFFNKLINKRKAIVYDRPGVTRDRIYDVVSWAGSTFTLIDTGGITIENDDFKEQIKIQAQVAIDEASVIVFLIDGRNSLTSEDFFVAELLRKSAKKVILAINKIENNNFDFDPLIYSLGFNKIFKISSIHGDGLGDLLDEIISSFDPKTAQESQVFKLALLGKTNVGKSTLLNTLSNEERSIVSDIAGTTRDAISSFIKINGEEFEVVDTAGIKRKSKLIDSIEHYSLIRAHAAIEEANLCLLVLDATDEVSHFHQNIIGIAYEQKKPMIVIVNKWDKIEKDTSTMDKFKKSLAKKLKFVDWAPIAFISAKNNQRINKLKDLILKVKDNIKRKITTNHLNELIMNVQLMRPASSINGKRLSITFAKQVEGSIPTFVLFVNDKKLAHFSYLRYLENQIRLNYDFSGTPIELILKNKNEK; translated from the coding sequence ATGAAAAATGCAGTGGCAATAATAGGTAAGCCCAACGTCGGCAAGAGCACTTTTTTTAACAAATTAATCAACAAAAGAAAAGCGATTGTTTATGATCGTCCTGGCGTAACTCGTGATCGTATTTATGATGTTGTATCTTGAGCAGGTAGCACTTTTACTTTAATTGATACCGGTGGAATTACAATTGAAAATGATGATTTTAAAGAACAAATTAAAATTCAAGCACAAGTAGCCATTGATGAAGCTAGTGTTATTGTTTTTTTAATTGATGGTAGAAATTCCTTAACATCAGAAGATTTTTTTGTAGCAGAATTGCTACGAAAAAGCGCTAAAAAAGTAATTTTGGCAATTAATAAAATCGAGAATAACAACTTTGACTTCGATCCGCTAATCTATTCGCTAGGTTTTAATAAAATTTTTAAAATTAGTTCAATTCATGGAGATGGCTTAGGAGATCTTTTAGATGAAATCATTAGTAGTTTTGATCCTAAAACCGCACAAGAATCACAAGTTTTTAAGTTGGCTTTATTAGGAAAAACTAATGTTGGTAAAAGTACTTTGCTAAACACTTTGAGTAATGAAGAGCGCTCGATTGTTAGTGACATAGCTGGCACTACTAGGGATGCAATCTCATCATTTATTAAAATTAATGGCGAAGAATTTGAAGTTGTTGATACAGCTGGAATTAAAAGAAAAAGCAAATTAATTGATAGCATTGAACATTATTCTCTTATAAGAGCACACGCCGCGATAGAGGAAGCAAATCTTTGTTTACTTGTTTTAGATGCTACTGATGAAGTTAGTCATTTTCATCAAAATATCATTGGTATTGCTTATGAGCAAAAAAAACCAATGATTGTTATTGTTAATAAATGAGATAAAATTGAAAAAGATACTTCAACAATGGATAAATTCAAAAAATCATTGGCGAAGAAACTTAAATTTGTTGACTGAGCGCCGATTGCTTTTATTTCTGCTAAAAATAATCAAAGAATTAATAAATTAAAAGATTTAATATTAAAAGTAAAAGATAATATCAAACGTAAAATTACCACCAATCATCTTAATGAGCTCATTATGAATGTGCAACTAATGCGCCCTGCATCTTCGATTAATGGCAAAAGACTTTCAATCACCTTTGCTAAACAAGTCGAGGGTAGCATTCCAACTTTTGTACTTTTTGTAAATGACAAAAAATTAGCACACTTTAGTTATTTAAGATATTTGGAAAATCAAATTAGACTTAATTATGATTTTTCTGGGACACCAATTGAATTAATTTTGAAAAATAAAAATGAAAAGTAG
- a CDS encoding NAD(P)H-dependent glycerol-3-phosphate dehydrogenase, which produces MKNKIVIIGSGAMGTACATILADNDQNVVIYGVDEQEIQELRSGKNTKYFGSIDLPYFKATTNLQEALVEAEFVLMAVPTKAYEAVYSEVVQNLTSQVILINVSKGFWPNTSLPVHEVLELKNKIKSKITGVVSLIGPSFAIDMVNKSITLVSAVSASKIASNRVAKLFSNEYFRVYRQNDVRGAFVGAIYKNILAIANGMLDGLEFTNNTQAALIARGVSEMLRYNKIVGGKNKTLFGLTGIGDLVLTALSSKSRNYTFGKNFIQNQIGDENITIEGKHSIKIIYEKYVATKVLRLPIIEALYQVIFDHQDPLKIIKNLMKKPIINE; this is translated from the coding sequence TTGAAAAATAAAATTGTAATTATTGGTTCTGGGGCAATGGGAACTGCATGTGCCACTATCTTAGCTGATAACGACCAAAATGTTGTTATCTATGGCGTAGACGAACAAGAAATTCAAGAGCTAAGATCGGGAAAAAATACAAAATATTTCGGTAGCATTGATCTCCCTTATTTTAAGGCAACCACCAACCTTCAAGAAGCTTTAGTGGAGGCTGAATTTGTTTTAATGGCCGTACCTACCAAGGCATACGAAGCTGTTTATAGTGAGGTTGTTCAGAACTTAACTAGTCAAGTCATTTTAATTAATGTAAGTAAAGGCTTTTGACCAAATACAAGTTTGCCAGTTCATGAAGTGCTTGAACTAAAAAATAAAATCAAAAGTAAAATAACGGGCGTAGTTTCACTAATTGGCCCCTCATTTGCTATTGATATGGTTAACAAAAGTATTACTTTAGTTTCGGCTGTTTCTGCTAGCAAAATTGCTTCTAATCGAGTTGCCAAATTATTTTCAAACGAATATTTTAGAGTCTATCGTCAAAATGATGTCCGCGGAGCTTTCGTAGGAGCAATTTACAAAAACATCTTAGCAATTGCCAATGGCATGCTAGATGGCCTTGAATTCACAAACAACACTCAAGCCGCTTTAATTGCTAGGGGCGTTTCTGAAATGTTAAGATATAACAAAATTGTGGGTGGAAAGAATAAAACCTTATTTGGGCTAACCGGAATTGGCGACTTAGTTTTAACAGCTCTTTCTAGCAAATCTCGTAACTATACTTTCGGAAAAAATTTCATCCAAAATCAAATTGGTGACGAAAATATCACCATTGAAGGAAAACATTCAATTAAAATAATTTACGAAAAATATGTTGCTACAAAAGTACTAAGGCTTCCTATTATAGAAGCACTATATCAAGTCATTTTTGACCATCAAGATCCTTTAAAAATCATTAAAAATCTAATGAAAAAACCGATAATCAACGAATAA
- a CDS encoding HU family DNA-binding protein, with product MNKRELIVAASENTGKPQVLIEEVFDEIQRLIIEELVKKNTVSISGFGTFWVIEKPESQRINYFTKEKIVVAAKTEPKFRFSNVFKAQVNRY from the coding sequence ATGAACAAAAGAGAATTAATCGTCGCTGCTAGTGAAAATACTGGTAAGCCACAAGTTCTTATTGAGGAAGTTTTTGATGAAATTCAAAGATTAATTATTGAAGAACTTGTTAAAAAAAATACAGTTTCAATCTCAGGTTTTGGTACTTTTTGAGTAATTGAAAAACCTGAAAGCCAAAGAATCAACTACTTTACAAAAGAAAAAATTGTTGTAGCTGCTAAAACTGAACCTAAATTCAGATTTTCAAATGTGTTTAAAGCACAAGTGAATCGGTATTAA
- the recU gene encoding Holliday junction resolvase RecU: protein MDNTHYKNRGMLLETIINQTNNFYLKHGVCLVHKKNLDIKFQKVELKDRKLITKNAQISHKSTVDYYGLYQGRFLAFEAKSTEDENFSLKNVKKHQLEYLDLVLWHGGLAFWIIYFKIQNEFILVGHETFRKMIQNKKTLNFDVLKAKGVILELQYPGILDYICFARKRFD, encoded by the coding sequence ATGGACAACACGCATTATAAAAACCGGGGCATGCTACTAGAAACCATTATTAATCAAACTAATAATTTCTATTTAAAACATGGCGTTTGTTTAGTACATAAAAAGAATTTGGATATAAAGTTTCAGAAAGTTGAATTAAAAGATCGTAAGCTTATCACCAAAAACGCGCAAATTTCACATAAAAGCACTGTTGATTACTATGGCCTTTATCAAGGGAGATTTCTTGCTTTTGAAGCCAAAAGTACCGAAGATGAAAACTTTAGCCTAAAAAATGTAAAAAAACACCAACTAGAATACCTCGATTTAGTATTGTGACATGGTGGCTTAGCATTTTGAATAATCTATTTTAAAATTCAAAACGAATTTATTTTAGTCGGCCATGAAACTTTTAGAAAAATGATACAAAATAAAAAAACCCTGAACTTTGATGTTCTAAAGGCTAAGGGTGTTATTTTAGAACTACAATATCCAGGAATTTTAGACTACATTTGTTTTGCAAGAAAAAGATTTGATTAA
- a CDS encoding UU173 family protein, translating to MKIPKYFTFIHFSRLNNYQPFFMLNNLNENVDLLNLEEASQESKDLDYDEINFEFENIEKLLNDTFLKKYLNNEEIQKIEANSLSTKISYLENKITSNANFVNTLKQEGQLQDFWSLKDAFRSVEVFATGIESVFEKATEHVCDEFANKYPHYRNKIKILSKKDSAESLIKTTKNAIDEGHKLIINPVFEYRNAIARPFYYNAEEKTLAWVVPSSKTNKKNLLRAYYDFKVVEKNVFRIENCFLYSQLYKKRENQRKGIIDFYKSEYCNISKSKPSIKDYTSETEIRKRLAGEIVAKGKNAIKIINHIYGELGSISSEKHFYSFDKFILIINNLSKYPDFFSLNVACMQEDFGPTFDVTSIVYPQIISSRFPHLTYASKALASELIFNKQNAWVNSFFTKNLIKIYPTLKNAAIDIIRFFDESKQNFVWFDFEGFTMPEPIMNYHSPWTQLVSQLSIIKTKDNKIYQSDDFVYDPQKYSYQSLIKIVNDIYDQDADGYVVFNKGYEKTRLLEIKEMLFYYAKDKIITEELYFDISHKVDAIIDKIIDLLCFFAVRSLNSVKETFILISKLMCRYSIKMVERFITENNIELEHKIIPYHELEVKNGSIALAIANARANNAIKDNEWAQKVVELKKYCHNDVIAMIMAGDLIRMLWEHKDEYNKEVETNMFI from the coding sequence ATGAAGATTCCTAAGTATTTTACTTTTATTCATTTTTCTAGGTTGAATAACTATCAGCCTTTTTTTATGCTAAATAATCTTAATGAAAATGTTGATTTATTAAATCTAGAAGAAGCTAGTCAAGAGTCCAAAGATCTTGATTATGACGAAATTAATTTTGAGTTTGAAAATATTGAAAAATTATTAAATGATACATTTTTGAAAAAATACTTAAATAACGAAGAAATTCAAAAAATAGAAGCTAATTCATTGTCCACTAAAATCTCTTACTTAGAAAATAAGATTACCAGTAATGCTAATTTTGTTAATACATTAAAACAAGAAGGCCAATTACAAGATTTTTGAAGTCTCAAAGACGCTTTTAGAAGTGTCGAAGTTTTTGCTACCGGAATTGAATCGGTGTTCGAAAAAGCAACCGAACATGTATGTGATGAATTTGCTAACAAATATCCCCATTATCGCAATAAAATTAAAATCTTATCAAAAAAAGATTCTGCTGAAAGCCTTATAAAAACAACTAAAAATGCCATTGACGAAGGACATAAATTGATTATTAATCCGGTCTTTGAATATCGTAATGCAATCGCTCGTCCCTTTTATTATAATGCCGAAGAAAAGACGCTTGCTTGAGTAGTGCCATCTTCAAAAACAAATAAAAAAAATCTTTTAAGAGCTTATTACGATTTTAAAGTTGTAGAAAAAAATGTTTTTAGAATCGAAAATTGTTTTCTATATAGCCAGCTTTATAAAAAAAGAGAAAACCAACGCAAAGGCATTATTGATTTTTACAAAAGTGAGTATTGTAACATTTCAAAATCTAAACCTTCAATCAAAGACTACACTAGCGAAACAGAAATTAGAAAAAGATTGGCCGGCGAAATAGTAGCCAAAGGAAAAAATGCCATTAAAATAATCAATCACATCTATGGGGAACTTGGATCTATTAGTAGTGAAAAACACTTCTATTCATTCGACAAATTTATTTTAATTATTAATAACTTAAGTAAATACCCCGACTTTTTTAGTCTCAACGTTGCTTGCATGCAAGAAGATTTTGGTCCCACTTTTGATGTAACTTCCATTGTTTATCCCCAAATTATTAGTAGTAGATTTCCTCATCTTACCTACGCTTCTAAAGCATTGGCTTCAGAGTTAATTTTTAACAAACAAAATGCATGAGTCAATAGTTTTTTTACTAAAAATTTAATAAAGATTTATCCTACTTTAAAAAATGCCGCGATTGATATTATTAGGTTTTTTGACGAAAGTAAACAAAACTTTGTTTGATTTGATTTTGAAGGATTCACAATGCCTGAGCCGATTATGAATTACCATTCACCGTGAACTCAACTGGTCAGTCAACTTTCGATTATCAAGACTAAAGATAATAAAATTTACCAAAGTGATGATTTTGTATATGATCCTCAAAAATATTCGTACCAAAGTTTAATTAAAATTGTTAATGATATTTACGATCAAGATGCCGACGGATACGTTGTTTTTAATAAAGGTTATGAAAAAACTAGACTACTTGAGATTAAAGAAATGCTATTTTATTATGCAAAAGATAAAATAATCACTGAAGAACTTTATTTTGATATTAGCCATAAAGTCGATGCGATCATTGACAAAATTATCGATTTGTTATGTTTTTTTGCCGTAAGGAGTTTGAATTCAGTCAAAGAAACCTTTATTTTAATTTCTAAGTTAATGTGCCGTTATTCAATTAAGATGGTTGAAAGATTTATTACTGAAAATAATATTGAATTAGAACATAAAATCATTCCTTACCATGAACTTGAAGTTAAAAACGGCTCTATTGCTTTGGCGATTGCCAATGCTAGAGCTAATAATGCCATTAAAGATAATGAATGAGCGCAGAAAGTAGTCGAATTAAAAAAATACTGTCACAACGATGTTATTGCAATGATTATGGCCGGAGATTTAATTAGAATGCTTTGAGAACATAAAGACGAATATAACAAGGAAGTTGAAACGAATATGTTTATCTAG
- a CDS encoding MAGa7180 family putative nuclease, translating into MFEAPNRKYYNDVDYTINFENKTIILNADFHKKLLANKVGSFSGFKKITGSAIADILEVDSFKSQFAAFARLCGLQLPVLDRKYVDAGIIIEPKILEMVEKALKEPLERFPAEKYNYDYFKDNPLFGGLPDGYAKNRKMIVEIKTTNIKNYENWLAGFVPLGYLKQAQLYSYLMGVDIFSIVAIFLEAEDYKNPELVPIKKRHVKNFDYKVDVAQVEDDIKFCEAWFKKYTTLGISPQWKNNIDNDLIEYLKCRNIGEWTTLYNKWVEIGKAVVKNEDS; encoded by the coding sequence ATGTTTGAGGCTCCGAATCGTAAGTACTACAATGATGTAGACTACACTATTAACTTTGAAAACAAAACCATTATTTTAAATGCCGATTTTCATAAAAAATTGCTTGCTAATAAAGTTGGATCTTTTAGTGGCTTTAAAAAAATCACGGGATCAGCAATTGCTGATATTTTAGAAGTCGATAGTTTCAAAAGCCAATTCGCAGCCTTTGCAAGATTATGCGGTTTACAACTACCGGTTTTGGATCGCAAATATGTTGATGCCGGTATAATAATTGAGCCTAAAATTCTAGAAATGGTTGAAAAAGCTTTAAAAGAGCCACTTGAACGTTTCCCTGCTGAAAAGTATAACTACGATTACTTCAAAGACAATCCCTTATTTGGTGGATTGCCCGATGGCTATGCCAAAAATCGAAAAATGATTGTTGAAATCAAAACAACAAACATTAAAAACTATGAAAACTGACTAGCTGGTTTTGTACCATTAGGTTATTTAAAACAAGCGCAGCTTTATTCTTATTTAATGGGCGTTGATATCTTTAGCATTGTTGCGATTTTTTTAGAAGCTGAAGACTATAAAAATCCTGAACTTGTGCCAATTAAAAAACGTCATGTTAAAAACTTTGATTACAAAGTTGATGTTGCGCAAGTGGAAGATGACATAAAATTCTGCGAAGCGTGATTTAAAAAATATACTACTTTAGGAATTAGCCCACAGTGAAAAAATAATATTGATAATGATTTAATTGAATATCTAAAATGCCGAAATATAGGTGAATGAACTACCCTATACAATAAATGGGTAGAAATCGGAAAAGCGGTTGTAAAAAATGAAGATTCCTAA
- a CDS encoding helix-turn-helix transcriptional regulator, with protein sequence MSKIEVHSKMFSDELKYYLKKYRMTQKELSLRLNLSVKHINSILNNDVLDISVNVLEGLEYVFHLEPGLLTAIYHVYTNIRASKRKSSQGETVEEQLKAFGINFLIEHPELSLPFGVSVTDEMPLHIKLMMLKKFYGVMNLETYRTYLKERVLADKNKYYNKPNSYIWIRFCELSVDSEYNNVGVFRRTTFTSIIRKILNLMSAPNVRFNDKIDEIKSYLETKGIILVAKPFIENSGICGITLKKGGRRYIFLSDMRHSESHIFFSLLHEIVHCYFPSYNEDQIDEKVIKEYRAWEKSVNTNYKAIYDAIVAIEQCKIFQKQSPNADTSAIWDYVLTKHPYVSFQDEDRESDIE encoded by the coding sequence ATGAGCAAGATAGAAGTTCATAGCAAAATGTTTTCAGACGAATTAAAGTATTATTTAAAAAAATATAGGATGACACAAAAAGAGCTTTCATTAAGACTTAACTTAAGTGTCAAGCACATCAATTCAATTTTAAACAATGATGTTCTAGATATTAGCGTAAATGTTTTAGAGGGACTAGAATACGTTTTTCATTTAGAACCAGGCCTTTTGACCGCTATTTATCATGTTTATACAAACATTCGTGCATCAAAACGAAAAAGTAGCCAAGGCGAAACTGTTGAAGAACAACTAAAAGCCTTTGGAATCAATTTTTTAATTGAACACCCAGAGTTATCGCTACCTTTCGGTGTTAGTGTTACTGATGAAATGCCACTTCATATTAAGTTAATGATGCTTAAAAAATTCTATGGAGTTATGAATCTAGAAACTTATCGTACTTATTTAAAAGAGAGAGTTTTGGCTGATAAAAACAAATACTACAATAAGCCAAATTCATATATTTGAATTAGATTCTGTGAGCTTTCGGTTGATTCTGAATATAACAATGTTGGAGTGTTTCGAAGAACGACTTTTACTTCAATTATTAGAAAAATCTTAAATCTAATGTCAGCTCCAAATGTTAGATTTAATGACAAAATTGATGAAATCAAGTCATATTTAGAAACCAAAGGAATAATTTTAGTAGCAAAGCCATTCATTGAAAATAGTGGAATATGTGGCATCACTTTGAAAAAAGGTGGAAGACGCTATATTTTTCTATCAGATATGCGTCACTCTGAAAGCCACATCTTCTTTTCACTATTACATGAAATTGTTCATTGTTATTTCCCTAGTTACAACGAGGATCAAATTGATGAAAAGGTAATTAAAGAATACCGTGCTTGAGAAAAAAGTGTAAACACTAATTACAAAGCAATTTATGATGCAATTGTTGCCATTGAACAATGTAAAATTTTCCAAAAGCAAAGCCCAAATGCTGACACAAGTGCCATTTGAGATTATGTTCTAACAAAACACCCTTATGTTAGTTTTCAAGATGAAGACAGAGAAAGTGATATTGAGTAA
- the fusA gene encoding elongation factor G, translating into MAREYKLEDYRNIGIMAHIDAGKTTTTERVLFHTGKIHKIGETHEGESQMDWMVQEQERGITITSAATTAYWGGKRLNIIDTPGHVDFTVEVERSLRVLDGAVAVLDAQSGVEPQTETVWRQATNYNVPRIVYVNKMDKAGANFKASTESLRKLLGANAHPIQLNIGEEAQFTGIIDLVEMKAYEFDGKPEENMKEIPIPAHLLDEATLMRSSLIESVADFDEEIMEALLEEKEVSIEKIKAAIRKATLSATYFPVVCGTSFKNKGVKLMLNAIVDYLPSPLDIPPMKAYKGEGEISIPASDDEFFSSLAFKVMNDPYVGNLTFFRVYSGILNKGTYLYNSTKGEKERIGRILLMHANSRTDIDEVRTGDIGAAVGLKFTTTGDTLIDEKHKDIVLENMNFPEPVISQALEPASKDASEKLSLALQRLAAEDPTFKYYTDEETGQTIIAGMGELHLDIIVDRLKREFKVAANVGAPQVSYRETITKSAEVEGIHKKQSGGKGQYGHVWIKYEPNPDKGFEFVDKIVGGKIPKEYIKSIEKGLKEKMEIGILAGYPLIDVKATLFDGSYHEVDSSELAYKIAASKSLTKGREMLGTVLLEPIMDVAVVIPEDFFGDVMGDISRRRGQVRDNETRNDGAHVIKAYIPLSEMFGYATELRSMTTGRGTYQMWFDHYEKLPRNLADEIIKKRGGKVKIDED; encoded by the coding sequence ATGGCACGTGAATATAAATTAGAAGATTACCGTAATATTGGAATTATGGCCCACATCGACGCTGGTAAAACCACCACTACTGAGCGGGTACTATTCCATACCGGAAAAATCCACAAAATTGGTGAAACCCACGAGGGTGAAAGCCAAATGGACTGAATGGTTCAAGAACAAGAAAGAGGAATCACCATTACCTCAGCGGCTACTACTGCATATTGAGGTGGTAAACGTCTAAACATTATTGACACCCCAGGCCACGTCGACTTTACTGTTGAAGTTGAACGTTCATTAAGAGTACTTGACGGTGCTGTAGCAGTTTTAGATGCTCAAAGCGGTGTTGAACCACAAACTGAAACTGTTTGACGTCAAGCAACTAACTACAACGTTCCTCGAATTGTTTATGTTAACAAAATGGATAAAGCTGGAGCTAATTTTAAAGCTTCAACAGAATCACTTAGAAAACTTTTAGGTGCAAACGCTCATCCAATTCAACTAAACATTGGTGAAGAAGCTCAATTTACTGGAATTATTGATTTAGTTGAAATGAAAGCTTATGAATTTGATGGCAAGCCTGAAGAAAACATGAAAGAAATTCCGATTCCAGCCCATCTACTAGATGAAGCTACTCTAATGCGTTCATCGTTAATTGAATCTGTTGCTGACTTTGATGAAGAAATTATGGAAGCTTTATTAGAAGAAAAAGAAGTTTCAATTGAAAAAATCAAAGCAGCTATTAGAAAAGCAACTCTTTCAGCGACTTATTTCCCTGTTGTTTGTGGCACAAGCTTCAAAAACAAAGGTGTTAAGTTAATGCTTAATGCGATTGTTGACTATCTACCATCACCACTAGACATTCCCCCAATGAAAGCATACAAAGGCGAAGGTGAAATTTCCATTCCTGCTTCTGATGATGAATTTTTCTCATCACTAGCATTTAAGGTTATGAACGACCCTTATGTTGGTAACCTGACTTTCTTTAGAGTTTACTCAGGTATTCTAAACAAAGGAACTTACTTATATAACTCAACTAAAGGTGAAAAAGAAAGAATTGGTCGAATTTTATTAATGCATGCTAATAGTAGAACTGACATTGATGAAGTTCGTACTGGTGATATCGGCGCTGCCGTTGGACTTAAATTCACTACTACTGGGGACACTCTAATTGATGAAAAACATAAAGATATTGTTTTAGAAAACATGAACTTCCCAGAACCAGTTATTTCGCAAGCATTAGAACCTGCTTCAAAAGATGCTTCAGAAAAACTTTCACTAGCACTTCAAAGATTAGCCGCTGAAGACCCTACTTTCAAATACTACACCGACGAAGAAACTGGCCAAACCATTATTGCTGGAATGGGTGAACTTCATCTTGACATCATAGTTGACCGGCTAAAACGTGAATTTAAAGTAGCGGCCAATGTTGGTGCACCTCAAGTTTCATACCGTGAAACCATTACAAAAAGTGCCGAAGTTGAAGGGATTCACAAGAAACAATCAGGTGGTAAAGGTCAATATGGACATGTTTGAATCAAATATGAACCAAACCCTGATAAAGGCTTTGAATTTGTTGACAAAATTGTTGGTGGGAAAATTCCTAAAGAATACATTAAGTCAATTGAAAAAGGACTTAAAGAAAAAATGGAAATTGGAATTTTGGCAGGGTATCCTTTAATTGATGTTAAAGCTACTTTATTCGATGGATCATACCATGAAGTCGATAGCTCTGAATTAGCATATAAAATTGCCGCTTCTAAGTCTTTAACCAAAGGTCGGGAAATGCTAGGAACGGTTCTACTTGAACCAATTATGGACGTTGCTGTTGTTATACCAGAAGATTTCTTTGGTGATGTTATGGGAGATATTTCTAGAAGACGTGGTCAAGTAAGAGATAACGAAACTAGAAATGATGGTGCTCATGTTATTAAAGCATATATTCCATTAAGTGAAATGTTTGGTTATGCTACTGAACTTCGTTCAATGACTACTGGTCGTGGAACTTATCAAATGTGATTCGATCACTACGAAAAACTACCTCGTAATTTAGCTGATGAAATCATCAAAAAACGTGGTGGCAAAGTAAAAATCGATGAAGATTAA
- the rpsG gene encoding 30S ribosomal protein S7: MARKRKTPTRDVLADPVFNSKIITKLINTIMLDGKKSVAESILYNAFAIIKNKTNKEPIEVFTVAIENISPQLEVRSRRVGGSNYQVPCEVSAKRKQTLALRWLIQYARLRNEKTMEEKLAGEIIDASNKMGGAIKKREDTYKMAESNKAFAHFRW; the protein is encoded by the coding sequence ATGGCAAGAAAAAGAAAAACTCCTACAAGAGATGTGTTAGCTGATCCAGTTTTTAACTCAAAAATTATTACTAAATTAATTAACACAATCATGCTTGATGGTAAAAAATCAGTTGCAGAAAGCATTTTATACAATGCCTTTGCAATTATCAAGAATAAAACTAATAAAGAACCAATTGAAGTGTTTACTGTTGCAATTGAAAATATTAGCCCACAATTAGAAGTTCGTTCAAGAAGAGTTGGTGGATCAAACTACCAAGTTCCTTGTGAAGTTAGTGCAAAAAGAAAACAAACTCTAGCACTAAGATGATTAATTCAATATGCTAGATTGCGTAATGAAAAAACAATGGAAGAAAAACTAGCGGGCGAAATCATTGATGCATCAAACAAAATGGGTGGTGCTATTAAAAAACGTGAAGATACCTATAAAATGGCAGAATCTAACAAAGCGTTTGCACACTTTAGATGATAG
- the rpsL gene encoding 30S ribosomal protein S12, whose product MPTISQLINHGRSAKTSKSKAPALGMMFNSLQKKENKIPSPFKRGVCTRVATMTPKKPNSAIRKYARVRLSNGQEVTAYIPGEGHNLQEHSVVLIRGGKVKDLPGVRYTIVRGTQDAAGVDKRKQGRSIYGTKKPKEN is encoded by the coding sequence ATGCCTACAATTAGTCAATTGATTAATCATGGTCGTAGTGCTAAAACTTCAAAATCAAAAGCCCCTGCTTTAGGTATGATGTTTAACTCTTTACAAAAAAAAGAAAATAAAATTCCTAGTCCATTTAAACGTGGTGTTTGTACTCGGGTAGCAACGATGACCCCTAAAAAACCTAATTCAGCTATTCGTAAATATGCTCGGGTAAGACTATCTAATGGTCAAGAAGTGACTGCATATATTCCTGGTGAAGGACACAACTTACAAGAACACTCAGTAGTATTGATTCGCGGCGGTAAAGTTAAAGACCTACCCGGAGTTAGATACACTATCGTACGTGGTACTCAAGATGCCGCTGGTGTTGACAAACGTAAACAAGGTCGTTCAATTTACGGAACTAAAAAACCAAAAGAAAATTAA